The DNA region CAAGTGCAAGAAGAAATAACCGGACTCGGTGAAGGTGGTGCACAAATACGGGGCGGACGCGGCTGCGGGACGTGTTCTTGCTGCAGTTCTACGtaagtttgtgaaaaaattaaatgcttgagaaatttaacaaatttaggtCAATTCAGGCTCGGTAGGATGGCACGTCCAGCCGGATTGATTTTGGCCACCTTTACGGATGATGATCTCGTGCGCATGACCGCTCTAACCGCCGGAATCCGTCGAGGCGCCCCGTCTCGAGGTCGAGAGGCTCCTGCTCCGATTGCCAGTCCCGCTGCTGCAAAGGCCAAGACCCCGAAGGAATCCACCAAGGGAAAGGTTCTGTTTGTGGGAAATCTGAAGCGGACCATCAACATCCAGCAGCTGGCGGCATAATTCGCTCTGTTCGGGACCGTGATGGTGATGGACAAGGAAACGGGTCGCTCCAAGGGTTTCGGTTACGTCCAGTACGTGGAGGCGGCCGATGCCGCCAAGGCCATGGCCCAGATGAACGGTGGCCTAGTGGAGGGACAGAAGCTGAAGGTGACGATGGCGCACCAGCCAAACTTAATGGAATTCTGAGATTCACCCGGACCGAACTACACCGGGCTGGTGCTGGCCGCCGACGGGCGGAAGATGAACTACTCGGACCCGATGGAGCTGGTGCACAAGTACGGGGCGGACACGCTGCGGCAGTACCTCATCAATTCGCCGGTTGTGCGCGCGGAGAATTTGCGGTGAGTTTGATATCTTGAGCGTTTCTCTAGAAGTCGTTGCTAATAATGATGCATCTTTCAGCTTCAAGGAAGACGACATCAAGGACGTGTTCCTGCTGTGGTTCAACAAGATTGTTTATCGATATGACGCGGGTCGTTACGCAAGCAAGCGCTCGACGAACGTGATGGACGTGTGGATTACGTCGTTCAAGGAGTCGCAGCTGGAGTTTGTGGCCAAGGAGATGAAAGCGTTACTTCAAACATGAAGTACATCAACCTGCCGATTGAGCGTGCCGTTTCTCGGATGCAGGCCGTCGTCAAGTTGAGCTGTGTTATGCGCGATCGTAGAACCGTCCCCATCAAGAACCCGATGACGGAGGTCATCGTCATCAACTAGAGCAAGGAATATCTGGACGACATCAAATCCCTCGTGAACTTTATCCTCGACGAGCTCAACGTGCGCGATATCATTCTCAGCTCGGACAAGCAAAAGTACAAGCAGGTCATTCATGCGGTAAAAGTACTCACGGACCCCCAAATCGCCGAACAGCTCAAGCTGGGCTTCTTCAGCGTGCTCGGCCATCGCATCAAGCTGAACGAACTTCGCTTTATCTACCAGTTTGACGAGCCAAAACACGGCAACGACAGCATGGGCAGACATGGACACCTCCAGAAGCTTCGGCATATCGAGCTCCACGGTCAGCAGCAGCAACGTTTCGACCGCCAACCCACCAAAACACCCACGTCGAGAAGATCTATGCAACGCACGACGACGACCGTGGCAGATCTGTTGTAAAAGTGTCCCGGCCCGCCGTCGGTCGGCAGCCCCgacaaattttatgagctgaaaGATTTTAACCCACGGAACGCGGACAAATTTGTTCCTGCTGCTCCGGGTCAGGAGTTTTGAGATCTGATCCTGTCGATATCTTCCTCGACTGTTCAATCTTTCAGGTGAACGTCGACTTCGGCACCACCCTGACGGACGGACagatatatttatttattcatttttgcaGTAGATTCTGCGAGGAGTCAACCTTGCGGGAGATTGCCTTCGACAAGGTGCGTATGGTGATGGATATGAACCCGATGGTTGTCATGATCGCCAGGGCTCGCTCGAATGTCACCTAGCATCGATTCCGCTAAGGACGATGAAGAAGAAGACAAGTCGGAGCCGTTTTTGTCGCAAATCGCGCCGTCGTCATAATATCAGGCTGTTTATCTGGAAGGCCGCCAGGAACTCCTCGAGGCATTCATCGACCTTCCTTCGAGCCTAGATCAAGCTGCGTGATCACCTGCGCTTACTTGTTCTTGATGTGTCGATTTGATtcatataaaataataaaataatatggGCGGGGAAGGAGGGGGTAGGGGTCTCAAGGTTGTCTTCTTCTTCCAGAATTGTTTTATTAATGAATAAAATGTGAACCTTCCGGGCCTTCGTCACATCCCGGCGGGTAGAGAGCCTCCACAACGCTGGTTCACGCTGCGTCGCTGAACTCCAGTCCAGCGGAGTTCGAGCTGCGGCCGCCTTTGGTGTCGGAACCCATTCCGGATCCTCGTGATGCAGATACACCAGCGGATGGTCCGAATCTTTGTCGGACGTTGGCGAACCCATGCTAATGTACGACTCTCCAGGTATTTCTCCACATGACCCAGCAGCTCCTTCAGCGTTTAATCTGCCATGCGATCCAGGAACggcttgaaatttttattttttttatttctgaatttcgttattttgtttttattttttttagaatttttgattttttaaaatttataaatttttgaaatttaattttttttcaagtttttaaaatttatgaatctttaaaaaaaaataaaattttaaaagtttaaatttttgaaacattttaaattttgaaattaaaaaaaaaatctaccttaaaaatggaaaaaaaattaaattaattttttttagttttaaaatatgaTAATTTATCCCTAGGCAATATGCTTAATATTCGTTCCGGTTTCCTCCGTTAATTTGACCACCTTGCATCCCGAGTTCTGGCCAAACTTCTGGTGCCAATCCATGAAGATCTGCTCGGCCAGCGCGTTCCTCGAGACCAAATGAACAACCCGGATTCTGCTGTAACATGGGGACGGCCGACGGAAACCGGTCCGGGTACAGCTCTTCGAAGCGTGGCTCGCGCAGGGCACTTGTCGGCAGCAGCTGCTAATCGAGCAGCTTCATCGGTGGAAGGTTTTCTCAGGTAGAATCAGGTGGCGAAACGAAATCGTAAGTTGCGTCTCAGCGACAATCCACCGGTCGGAAACGATGCGCAGGAAGTACTGCGGTGGCAACGGTACAAACTCTCTGTGATAGGGGACACTGCGGATGCGAGGTTTCGAGCGACAGCACACGGGCCGGGTGATCTTATCCCCGTTCGGGATCGTTTTCCGTGGGGGCGACCTATCGGACGATTTCAGCGTGGCGTACTTTTGGGGGCAATTAAACTGGGCTGGTAGATCTGAAACCAGCTGGGCACCGGGAGGCGGGTTCGAGGAGTGCACTTGCGCGGCGAGCACTAGCGAGGTCGGGTGATTAATCACTGGCGGAGATCACAACACGCGGCTGAGCAGGGAGTAATCCTGCTTCTTGTCCTAGGGCATCCCAGTAACAGGAGACGCAATCCAGCAGCTTGACGGCACAAACGCGACGCTCGTTCTTGGCCCCGACTTCGGCCTTGGAATCCGCCAGGACCACGTCGGACACTTCAAACAGATTAAGGGAAGGGAATTTTGCGGTTCGCGGCCAGGGTTTTGAGCAGTCCGGGGATGAGCGAGGTTCGCACGACTTGATACTCGAGGGTTTTCGGGTTGGCGATGTGAACGGCCGGGATTTTCTCGATATCTCGGTTCAGCTAGCCGGCGATGTCGTCCCGCGAGCACAGTGTAAGGGTAAGGCCTTCAGTAAATCCGGCTTGGGAGATTTGTTCACGGAGTTGCTTGGTCAGTTTGTTCAGGGGGCATTGGCGGGCGATGTGCATTGTGGCCGGAAGAGTCTTCGGGATGCGGTTGTAGTCACACGC from Culex quinquefasciatus strain JHB chromosome 3, VPISU_Cqui_1.0_pri_paternal, whole genome shotgun sequence includes:
- the LOC6049508 gene encoding isoleucine--tRNA ligase, cytoplasmic; the protein is MNYSDPMELVHKYGADTLRQYLINSPVVRAENLRFKEDDIKDVFLLWFNKIVYRYDAGRYASKRSTNVMDVWITSFKESQLEFVAKEMKALLQT